The DNA region TCCGCTCACCGATCCGCTCGAAGGCCACGATTTCCCGCGCCGTCGTACATTCGGGCGTCGAATACTCCGGATGTGCGCCGTCCACGTAGAGACGGCCGCCGTTGGCCAACACCTTGTTCAGCTGACGGTTGTAGTCGGGACCGGGCCGCTCGCGTTCCCCTTCCACCTCGAAGCCACGAGCATCCAGCAACGGATTCTCGTTCTCGTAGTCCCACACCGCGTGAGGCGAGGGCAAGTGAGGGTAATAGCCGATGACGTGGATGGAGTTCGCCACCGGATCCGTGGCGTTCGGATCCCGACTGGCGATACCAAATTCAGTCTCCGTGCCGATGACACGGGGATGGGTGCGAGCGTCAGATTCTTTCATGAAATGTCCGGCGCCTTAGAGGTAGTGCCCAGTAGTGACGGTCTCGATTTGTCGAGACTCCGCCGGCCCGCCGCTGATCGTCCGGAGGTGGACGATCTTTTCGCCCTTCTTACCCGCCACCTTGGCCCAATCGTCCGGATTGGTGGTGTTGGGCAGATCTTCATGCTCCTTGAATTCTTCTCGGATTGCACGCACAAGATCCTCGGACCGCAAGCCGGCCCCTTCCTGTGCGATGGCTCGCTTGACCGCATACTTCTTGGCACGGGAAACGATGCCTTCGATCAAAGCGCCGCTCGCAAAATCCTTGAAGTAGAGCACTTCTTTCTCGCCATTCGCGTATGTCACTTCAATGAACTTGTTCTCCTCGGACGTGGCGTACATCGCCTCGACCGTCATCTTGATGAGCGCATCGACCAATGCCCGGGCGTCCCCACCGTGCTGTTTCAAATCGCCTTCTGCGAAGGGCAGATCGGTGGTCACGTACTTGGAGAAAATATCTCGAGCCGCGGTCACGTCGGGGCGACCCACTTTGACCTTCACATCCAATCGTCCCGCGCGCAACACTGCCGGGTCGATGAGATCTTGCCGGTTGCTGGCCCCGATCACAATGACATTGTTCAGCCGCTCCACCCCGTCGATTTCCGAGAGGAACTGCGGCACGATCGTGGATTCGATGTCCGAGGAAATCCCCGTGCCTCGCGTGCGGAACAGCGCGTCCATTTCGTCGAAGAAGACGATCACCGGATGGCCGTGATCAGCCCGCTCCTTGGCCTTCTGGAAGACCTCCCGGACCTGGCGCTCCGACTCGCCGACATACTTACTGAGAAGCTCCGGTCCCTTCACGTGAAGGAAGTAGCTCCGGAGCTGTTTCCCCTTGAGATGACCGAGCTTCTTCGCGATGGAATTGGCCACCGCCTTCGCAATCAGCGTCTTGCCGCACCCCGGCGGGCCATAGAGAAGCACGCCTTTCGGCGCACTGAGTTTATAGTCCTGGAAAATATGCGGATAGAGGAACGGCAGCTCGACCGCATCGCGGACCTGCTCGATCTCACGCTGGAGGCCGCCGATGTGTTCATAGTCGACATCGGGTACCTCTTCGAGCACCAACTCCTCCGCTTCCGACTTCGGCAGCTTCTCGATCACGCAACCTGATCGTGGGTCATAGAGCAAGTGGTCGCCCACGCTCAGACGCTCGGCCACGAGCGGCTCCCCGAGCTCAGCCACCTTCTCTTCGTCGAAGTGTAACGTCACCAGGGCCCGATTGCCTTCGAGACCGGCCTTCAAGCGGACAACTTCGCCCTGTACGTCAAAGCCGCGGGCTTCGATGACGTTCAATGCTTCGTTGAGAATGACCTCCTGGCCTTTACGCAAGTCCTTCCCCTTCACGGAAGGATGCAGGCTCACCTTCATCTTGCGGCCGGACACGTAGACGTTTCCGGTGCCATCGTCATTCAAACTGGTGAAGATGCCGTATGTTGAGGGCGGCGCCGTCAGCTTTTCGACTTCGGCGCGGAGTGCTTCGATTTGGGATTTGGCTTCTTGGAGAGTGGCGACCAGTTTTTCGTTCTGCTTGGTCGCCTGTTCGAGCTGGTAGCGCGACTGATAGAGTCGACGAATCTCCTCCTCCATCGACTGGATTTGGACGCGGAGTTTTTCGGCCTCGCGCGCGTGATCGTCGTTTTTGTGAATCACGTCCCCATCTCCGTCAGAGAGTTTCTTGGTGATGCGCTTGACGGAATCACGTAAGGACCGGAGTCGGCCTGGACTCCCTTTGGATTCGGCCATCGTCCTACTCGTCGGATCGTTCGAAAGCCTTGCCAACCATTGCAGTCCAAGTCTTTTTCGGATTCTATCACCCGCCTATGGGGTGGTCAACAGGACCGGCGCAATGCGTGAACCGATAATCCACCTGCACGACATAGCAACGTACAACTCACTCTGCATCCCTCACTTCACCGCATCGAGCAGTTCACGCGCAGCAGCACCGACGTTGCCCGCAGCGAGCAACGCGGAGATCACGGCCACTCCGTGAGCGCCGGCCCTCCGCATGTCCCGCGCACGAGCCGCCGTGACACCGCCGATTCCGAAAATCGGAATGCGCACCCGCGATGCGGCTTCCTCCAGAACACGCAATCCCAGCGGAGCGCCGAACTCCCGCTTCGAAGGCGTCTCATAGATGGGACCGAGCACGACAAAATCCGCTCCCTGATCTTCCGCGGCACGCACGCCATCGACGCTGTGCACCGATACCGCAACCAACTGTTCAGGCGCCAACAATTTTCTGACGACTGCAGCAGGAAGACTCGTTTCGCGAAGGTGCACACCCGCCGTCGGCAGGACCATAGCCAGATCGGCACGGTCGTTGATCAGCAACTTCGCGCCTTGCGCCATGACCGCCCGTCGCAAGGGCTCGGCCAGCGCCA from Nitrospiraceae bacterium includes:
- the thiE gene encoding thiamine phosphate synthase encodes the protein MARIDFRLYLVTDRHQTAGRPLLSVLDLAMRAGVRAIQLRERDLGTRDLLALAEPLRRAVMAQGAKLLINDRADLAMVLPTAGVHLRETSLPAAVVRKLLAPEQLVAVSVHSVDGVRAAEDQGADFVVLGPIYETPSKREFGAPLGLRVLEEAASRVRIPIFGIGGVTAARARDMRRAGAHGVAVISALLAAGNVGAAARELLDAVK
- the arc gene encoding proteasome ATPase yields the protein MAESKGSPGRLRSLRDSVKRITKKLSDGDGDVIHKNDDHAREAEKLRVQIQSMEEEIRRLYQSRYQLEQATKQNEKLVATLQEAKSQIEALRAEVEKLTAPPSTYGIFTSLNDDGTGNVYVSGRKMKVSLHPSVKGKDLRKGQEVILNEALNVIEARGFDVQGEVVRLKAGLEGNRALVTLHFDEEKVAELGEPLVAERLSVGDHLLYDPRSGCVIEKLPKSEAEELVLEEVPDVDYEHIGGLQREIEQVRDAVELPFLYPHIFQDYKLSAPKGVLLYGPPGCGKTLIAKAVANSIAKKLGHLKGKQLRSYFLHVKGPELLSKYVGESERQVREVFQKAKERADHGHPVIVFFDEMDALFRTRGTGISSDIESTIVPQFLSEIDGVERLNNVIVIGASNRQDLIDPAVLRAGRLDVKVKVGRPDVTAARDIFSKYVTTDLPFAEGDLKQHGGDARALVDALIKMTVEAMYATSEENKFIEVTYANGEKEVLYFKDFASGALIEGIVSRAKKYAVKRAIAQEGAGLRSEDLVRAIREEFKEHEDLPNTTNPDDWAKVAGKKGEKIVHLRTISGGPAESRQIETVTTGHYL